The following coding sequences lie in one Mesorhizobium sp. NZP2298 genomic window:
- a CDS encoding ABC transporter ATP-binding protein, which translates to MTGSDEILHLSGIAKTFGEKVALRDVALSVRRGEVHVICGENGAGKSTLMNILAGIHQPSAGVIQLDGRKVEIASPIAASRLGIGMVHQHFTLVPSMTVAENIFLGRHLTRLAIFSDRKAMVARATALIERYNFGLDPRTPVRDLSVGQRQRVEILKALAFDAELLILDEPTAVLTPPEVDELINVIDGLRSRGRTILFITHKLREVKAVSDRVTVLRHGKTISTHLTRDVSEADIARDMVGRDVFLVGRAGQSRKRAFGETKLRLRHVAVANAAGRRLLDDISLEVRAGEIVGIAGVDGNGQTELSEVIAGFTDIQAGTIEFDGRDVTTVDVPGRQQAGLGFVPEDRLDRGLSVTMSVGENLAATNYRLAGLIRHGLVRTDRVDAFAAGKIAEFDIRGAQPSTPVGSLSGGNMQKVVIARELNRDPTLLVVSQPTRGLDIGAAEFIYERIMAAADRGRAVLLISSELSEIFALSDRIGVMYSGKLLRVLERGDADEVTVGALMNGSLGAVN; encoded by the coding sequence ATGACCGGCTCGGATGAAATCCTGCACCTTTCGGGGATCGCCAAGACGTTCGGCGAGAAGGTGGCATTGCGAGACGTCGCGTTGAGCGTCCGGCGCGGCGAAGTCCATGTCATCTGTGGCGAGAATGGCGCGGGCAAATCGACCTTGATGAACATCCTGGCCGGCATCCACCAGCCGAGCGCCGGCGTCATTCAACTCGATGGCCGCAAGGTCGAGATCGCCAGCCCGATCGCCGCGAGCCGGCTCGGCATCGGCATGGTCCACCAGCATTTTACCTTGGTCCCCTCGATGACGGTCGCGGAAAACATTTTCCTTGGCCGGCATCTCACCCGGCTGGCGATCTTCTCCGACCGCAAGGCCATGGTCGCGCGGGCCACGGCACTCATAGAGCGCTACAATTTCGGCCTCGATCCGCGGACGCCGGTCCGCGACCTGTCTGTCGGACAGCGTCAGCGTGTCGAGATCCTGAAGGCGCTCGCCTTCGACGCCGAACTGCTGATCCTGGATGAGCCAACCGCGGTGCTGACGCCTCCCGAGGTCGATGAGTTGATCAACGTCATCGATGGGCTGCGCTCGCGCGGCCGGACGATCCTCTTCATCACCCACAAGCTTCGCGAGGTGAAGGCGGTGTCGGATAGGGTGACGGTGCTGCGGCACGGCAAAACCATATCGACGCATCTGACGCGCGACGTCAGCGAGGCCGACATCGCCCGCGACATGGTCGGCCGCGATGTCTTTCTCGTCGGCCGTGCCGGTCAGTCGCGCAAACGCGCCTTCGGCGAGACCAAGCTCAGGCTTCGCCATGTCGCGGTGGCCAATGCCGCCGGCAGGCGGCTGCTCGACGACATTTCACTCGAGGTCCGCGCCGGCGAGATCGTCGGCATCGCCGGTGTTGACGGCAACGGGCAGACCGAGCTGTCCGAAGTCATCGCCGGGTTCACCGATATCCAGGCCGGAACGATCGAATTCGACGGCAGGGACGTTACCACAGTCGACGTGCCGGGCCGCCAGCAGGCAGGCCTCGGCTTCGTCCCGGAAGACCGGTTGGATCGTGGCCTCAGCGTCACCATGAGCGTCGGCGAGAACCTGGCCGCGACCAACTACAGGCTTGCCGGCCTGATCAGGCACGGACTGGTGCGCACCGACAGGGTTGATGCGTTCGCGGCAGGCAAGATCGCGGAGTTCGACATCCGAGGCGCGCAACCGTCGACGCCGGTCGGCAGCCTTTCGGGCGGCAACATGCAAAAAGTCGTCATCGCACGCGAGTTGAACCGCGATCCCACGCTTCTGGTGGTCAGCCAGCCAACGCGGGGCCTCGACATCGGCGCCGCCGAATTCATCTACGAGCGCATCATGGCGGCCGCCGATCGCGGCCGCGCCGTGCTGCTGATATCGTCCGAACTGTCCGAGATATTCGCGCTCTCCGACAGGATCGGCGTGATGTATTCGGGAAAGCTGTTGCGCGTCCTCGAGCGCGGCGATGCCGACGAAGTGACGGTCGGTGCGCTGATGAACGGTTCGCTCGGGGCGGTCAACTGA
- a CDS encoding BMP family lipoprotein → MMRILSKLLAGVAGGLLSVSIMAGAANAADKLSAVYVMSDNLGDMGFNDNAATGFARAEADGVRTRLLQASPSDPQLWRQNLEAVSNSGEWNIIFTGPNMHDNLAAVAPQHPEQKYVFFDDQLDLPNVLSVKYAQNEGSYLAGALAAIAATDKAEFPLSSGEPKIAVVAGMDLPVIQDFIVGFKQGAKTVVPNIEVQVIFIGNFNDAQKAYDLTKTAIENGANVVYNVAGPAGLGILKGAADAKKYAIGVDSDQNGLHPDNVLASMLKQIGNSIYDSIGQVRDGKAEFGKLKIYGLANNGVGLVYNDALVPASVKAKIDEAKAKVVSGALKVETAFK, encoded by the coding sequence ATGATGAGAATCCTTTCGAAGTTACTGGCCGGCGTTGCCGGCGGATTGCTGTCCGTCTCGATCATGGCGGGCGCGGCCAACGCGGCCGACAAGCTCAGCGCCGTCTACGTGATGAGCGACAATCTGGGCGACATGGGTTTCAACGACAATGCCGCAACCGGCTTTGCCCGCGCGGAGGCGGATGGCGTGCGCACGCGCCTGCTGCAGGCCTCGCCGAGCGACCCGCAACTGTGGCGCCAGAATCTGGAAGCGGTTTCCAATTCCGGCGAATGGAACATCATCTTCACCGGACCGAATATGCACGACAATCTGGCGGCGGTCGCGCCCCAGCATCCCGAACAGAAATATGTCTTCTTCGACGATCAGCTGGATCTGCCGAACGTTCTTTCGGTGAAGTACGCGCAAAACGAGGGATCCTATCTCGCCGGTGCGCTCGCGGCGATCGCGGCGACGGACAAGGCGGAGTTCCCGCTTTCCTCTGGTGAGCCGAAGATCGCGGTGGTCGCCGGCATGGATCTGCCGGTCATCCAGGACTTCATCGTCGGCTTCAAGCAGGGCGCCAAGACGGTGGTGCCGAACATCGAAGTCCAGGTGATCTTCATCGGCAACTTCAACGATGCGCAGAAGGCCTACGACCTCACCAAGACCGCCATCGAGAATGGCGCCAACGTCGTCTACAACGTCGCTGGCCCCGCTGGCCTCGGCATATTGAAAGGCGCTGCGGATGCGAAGAAATATGCAATCGGCGTCGATTCCGACCAGAACGGACTGCACCCCGACAACGTCCTGGCCTCGATGCTGAAGCAGATCGGCAACTCGATCTACGACTCGATCGGGCAGGTTCGCGACGGCAAGGCCGAGTTCGGCAAGCTCAAGATCTACGGCCTCGCCAACAACGGTGTCGGCCTGGTCTACAACGATGCCCTGGTGCCGGCCTCGGTAAAGGCGAAGATCGACGAGGCGAAGGCGAAAGTCGTCAGCGGCGCGCTTAAGGTCGAGACGGCCTTCAAGTAG
- a CDS encoding nucleoside hydrolase produces MLDLLHDCDPGNDDALAILAALGHPAVRLLAVTTGAGHLASDRTAINAAITVAAAHPLVAPVCEGSVGPLLRERLIARILDMESALDPARDDLARVELDPQHSVDRIAAEAAAHPGLTIVATGPLTNLALALRRHPRIQPLIGRIVTLSGAWGLGTKTAAAEWNILCDPEAAAIVYGSGIALTMVPVDASGTVPITHALIDRVAALPAPAAKLAAELLASLRATHRPNILTPTEAPLHDPCAVLVAAQPGIAKTVRARVDVETSPGLNYGRTVVDFLGRSDKPTNCDVVIEFDIEATQEALFASIASIAALQRGDVEAGSIIPAAHQTKQQQGTR; encoded by the coding sequence ATGCTTGACCTTCTGCACGACTGCGACCCCGGTAACGACGACGCACTCGCCATCCTGGCCGCGCTGGGACATCCGGCGGTGCGGCTTCTGGCTGTGACCACGGGGGCTGGACATCTTGCGAGCGACCGCACCGCGATCAATGCTGCGATCACTGTTGCCGCGGCCCATCCGCTGGTCGCGCCCGTCTGCGAAGGCTCGGTCGGGCCACTGCTTCGCGAGCGCCTGATCGCCCGCATTCTCGATATGGAGAGCGCGCTCGACCCCGCTCGCGATGATCTGGCGCGCGTCGAACTCGACCCGCAGCATTCCGTCGATCGGATCGCGGCCGAGGCCGCCGCGCATCCCGGCCTGACGATCGTCGCTACCGGACCGCTGACCAATCTCGCCCTTGCCTTGCGCCGGCACCCGCGGATCCAGCCGCTCATCGGCAGGATCGTCACGCTCAGCGGTGCGTGGGGCCTGGGGACGAAGACGGCGGCGGCCGAATGGAACATCCTGTGCGATCCCGAGGCGGCGGCGATCGTCTATGGCTCGGGCATTGCGTTGACGATGGTCCCGGTGGACGCGAGTGGCACCGTGCCGATCACGCATGCGCTGATCGATCGTGTCGCGGCACTTCCTGCGCCTGCCGCGAAACTGGCCGCGGAATTGCTGGCATCGCTGCGCGCAACGCACCGGCCGAACATCCTTACGCCGACCGAGGCGCCGCTGCATGATCCCTGCGCGGTGCTCGTGGCGGCGCAGCCGGGGATTGCGAAGACCGTCAGGGCCCGCGTCGATGTCGAGACGTCACCAGGGCTGAACTATGGCCGCACCGTCGTCGATTTTCTCGGCAGGTCCGACAAGCCGACCAACTGCGACGTGGTCATCGAATTCGATATCGAGGCGACGCAAGAGGCTCTTTTCGCGTCGATCGCATCGATCGCGGCGCTGCAGCGCGGCGATGTCGAAGCAGGCAGCATAATTCCAGCAGCACATCAAACGAAACAACAACAGGGAACACGATGA
- a CDS encoding glutamine amidotransferase, with protein sequence MSGKRILIVGETWFTTATHTKGFDSFTTTSFGEGYSILKAALEAGGYQVDVIQNHAAPTDFPDTVDGLRKYATVILSDIGANTLLLAPKTWLHAQRSPNRLDVIADYVKRGGGLVMVGGYLTFTGIEAKGCWKDTPVEACLPVRLMATDDRREHPEGVVGTIVRDTHPVFNGVQGPLPALLGYNRVTLAEGAELLATIGNDPLLALTEHGKGRTAAFMSDCSPHWCPAEFTNWPGYKAMWCNLVAWTGRG encoded by the coding sequence ATGAGTGGCAAGAGGATCCTGATCGTCGGCGAGACTTGGTTCACGACGGCGACGCACACCAAAGGCTTCGATTCCTTCACCACGACATCGTTCGGCGAGGGCTATTCTATCCTCAAGGCCGCACTCGAGGCCGGCGGTTACCAGGTCGATGTCATCCAGAACCACGCCGCTCCGACGGATTTCCCAGACACTGTCGACGGGCTGCGGAAATACGCGACCGTCATCCTGAGCGACATCGGGGCCAACACGCTGCTGCTCGCGCCAAAAACCTGGCTGCACGCGCAGCGTTCGCCCAACAGGCTCGACGTGATCGCGGATTACGTGAAGCGCGGCGGTGGACTGGTCATGGTCGGCGGCTATCTGACCTTCACCGGGATCGAGGCCAAGGGTTGCTGGAAGGATACGCCGGTCGAGGCCTGTCTTCCCGTTCGCCTGATGGCGACGGACGACCGGCGCGAACATCCCGAAGGCGTTGTCGGCACAATCGTGCGCGATACCCATCCTGTCTTCAATGGGGTGCAGGGGCCGCTGCCGGCATTGCTCGGCTACAATCGTGTGACGCTGGCCGAAGGCGCGGAGCTCCTGGCGACGATCGGCAACGATCCGCTTCTGGCCTTGACCGAACATGGCAAGGGCCGCACGGCTGCCTTCATGTCGGACTGCAGCCCGCATTGGTGTCCCGCCGAATTCACCAATTGGCCCGGCTACAAGGCCATGTGGTGCAATCTGGTCGCCTGGACGGGTCGCGGTTGA
- a CDS encoding alpha/beta hydrolase, which translates to MPLYRQFETQEQLDWEYRPELRIDAPKAFEKIIAGRIAEAEKARKTLNRTPDVHYGPTRMEKLDIYPASTTGAPIVVFIHGGYWFDGRLKKENYIWVAKGFTGNDVTTVIIDYDVCPKVTVDEIVRQCRAAIAWTYKNAATFGADGNRIYVTGNSAGGHLTAMMAVTDWVNDYGLPADVIKGGCPISGLYDIEPFQYTWIQPKIQFNGQQIRRNSPILHVPQNGIPLLVSWGSNESQEFWRQSETFCAAWQAGGNKVQAHPQEGCDHFTAISAYADKNSSFLSHVMDHMHECWT; encoded by the coding sequence ATGCCGCTGTACCGTCAGTTCGAAACGCAGGAACAGCTCGACTGGGAGTACAGGCCCGAGCTCAGGATAGACGCCCCCAAGGCGTTCGAGAAAATCATCGCCGGCCGCATTGCGGAGGCCGAAAAGGCGAGAAAAACCCTCAACCGCACGCCCGACGTCCATTACGGACCAACCCGTATGGAGAAGCTCGACATCTATCCCGCCAGCACGACCGGCGCGCCGATCGTGGTCTTCATCCATGGCGGCTACTGGTTCGACGGTCGCCTGAAAAAGGAAAACTACATCTGGGTGGCCAAGGGCTTTACCGGCAATGACGTAACCACCGTCATCATCGACTACGACGTTTGCCCAAAAGTCACCGTCGACGAGATCGTGCGCCAGTGCCGGGCCGCGATTGCCTGGACCTACAAGAACGCCGCCACATTCGGCGCCGACGGCAACCGGATCTATGTGACCGGCAATTCCGCCGGCGGCCATCTGACCGCGATGATGGCGGTGACCGATTGGGTCAACGACTACGGGCTGCCGGCGGACGTCATCAAGGGGGGCTGCCCGATCAGCGGGCTCTATGATATCGAGCCCTTCCAGTACACGTGGATCCAACCGAAGATACAGTTCAACGGCCAGCAGATCAGGCGTAACAGTCCGATACTGCACGTGCCGCAGAACGGAATACCGCTGCTTGTCAGCTGGGGTTCCAACGAGAGCCAAGAATTCTGGCGGCAGTCGGAGACGTTCTGCGCGGCCTGGCAGGCTGGGGGCAACAAGGTCCAGGCCCATCCGCAGGAGGGTTGCGATCATTTCACCGCCATCAGCGCATATGCCGACAAGAACAGCTCCTTCTTGAGTCATGTCATGGACCACATGCATGAATGCTGGACTTGA
- a CDS encoding LacI family DNA-binding transcriptional regulator — translation MVTRSDVARRAGTSTAVVSYVVNDGPRPVAAETRQRVLDAIAALGYRPNRVAQALRGQRSRVLGLIVPDISNPFYAELARVIENCSDLSGYTLVLGNSEQDAQRELRYVRTFLDRQVDGLFLISGSSSDELTALFSEIAVPFILLDRRINYAPNAFLLATDSFAGAVTATRHLLSLGHTDIAALCGPVRVPSERARGYAHAMTDAGFKPVLHHSQEYDRQSSHELARSILEAPARPSAIFATYDLAGISILRAAADLGFSVPADVAVVAYDNILEGQYTVPRLTTVAQPTEELGSSATRHLIGLVEGSIEVKFGMEFIVPKLIIRESCGGANDALAVHASHRF, via the coding sequence ATGGTCACTCGATCCGATGTTGCAAGACGCGCAGGGACCTCGACAGCCGTCGTCAGCTATGTCGTCAATGACGGGCCGCGGCCGGTCGCGGCCGAAACAAGGCAGCGCGTGCTCGACGCCATCGCTGCGCTTGGCTACCGCCCGAACCGCGTGGCACAGGCCTTGCGGGGGCAGCGGTCGCGTGTGCTTGGCTTGATCGTTCCCGATATTTCCAACCCGTTCTACGCCGAGCTGGCTCGGGTGATCGAGAACTGCTCTGACCTGTCGGGATATACGCTCGTGCTCGGCAACAGCGAGCAGGATGCGCAGCGGGAACTACGCTATGTCCGTACCTTTCTCGACCGGCAGGTCGACGGGCTCTTTCTGATCAGCGGCAGCAGCTCCGATGAACTGACTGCCCTGTTTTCGGAAATCGCCGTACCCTTCATCCTGCTCGACCGCCGCATCAACTATGCGCCGAACGCCTTTCTGCTTGCTACGGACAGCTTTGCTGGCGCGGTCACCGCGACCCGCCATCTCCTCTCGCTTGGCCACACCGACATCGCTGCGCTTTGCGGCCCGGTTCGGGTGCCAAGCGAGCGCGCACGGGGATACGCGCATGCGATGACCGATGCAGGCTTCAAGCCGGTCCTACATCACAGCCAGGAGTACGACCGCCAGTCGTCCCACGAGCTTGCGCGCAGCATCTTGGAAGCGCCCGCAAGGCCGAGCGCGATCTTCGCCACCTATGATCTCGCCGGGATCAGCATTTTGCGCGCCGCGGCAGACCTCGGGTTCAGCGTTCCAGCAGACGTCGCGGTCGTCGCTTATGACAACATTCTGGAGGGACAATACACTGTCCCTCGCCTGACGACGGTCGCCCAGCCAACTGAAGAGCTGGGCAGCAGCGCAACCAGACATCTCATCGGCTTGGTTGAAGGCAGCATCGAAGTCAAATTCGGAATGGAATTCATCGTGCCGAAGCTGATCATACGCGAGAGCTGCGGCGGAGCGAATGACGCTTTGGCCGTTCATGCAAGCCATCGCTTCTAG
- a CDS encoding acyl-CoA thioesterase, which translates to MTRAPVITFAGVVHPWMCDAMGHLNVRHYVGMFDDASFQLLGRVGGLEMDTKRYGWADVRMEIDYLRETSAGTNVSVHSHVEAIGTSSLTYVHRLTGTLDDIPRARMRVVSVHFDLLERCKAKLPVEMRDRAEKLGIADQT; encoded by the coding sequence TTGACGAGGGCACCGGTCATTACCTTTGCCGGCGTCGTGCACCCCTGGATGTGCGATGCGATGGGACACCTCAACGTCCGGCATTATGTCGGGATGTTCGACGACGCCAGCTTCCAGTTGCTAGGCCGCGTCGGCGGGCTGGAGATGGACACGAAGCGCTACGGCTGGGCCGATGTCCGCATGGAGATAGACTATCTCCGGGAGACGTCGGCCGGCACGAATGTTTCGGTCCACTCGCACGTCGAAGCCATCGGCACATCCTCGCTGACCTATGTGCATAGATTGACCGGGACGCTCGATGATATCCCTCGGGCCCGAATGCGTGTTGTCAGCGTGCATTTCGACCTACTGGAGCGCTGCAAGGCCAAACTCCCAGTCGAAATGCGGGACCGCGCTGAAAAGCTTGGGATTGCGGACCAGACGTAA
- a CDS encoding BKACE family enzyme encodes MTATPKVIITCAVTGSIHTPTMSPYLPITPNEIVEAAVGAAEAGAAVIHLHARDPETGKPTPDPRLFMDFLPRIKQQTDAVMNISTGGGLKMSLEERLEAAHAARPELCSLNMGSMNFALHHIVPKYDTWKHEWEKPYLEGTKGGIVSNTFEQIERVIVEVGQAYGTKFEFECYDVSHLYTLAHFLDRKLLTPPLFVQTIFGLLGGIGASPEDMMHMRRTADRLFGRDYLWSILAAGKHQMGLCTMGAVMGGNVRVGLEDSLYLAKHKLAKSNAEQVAKIRRILDELSLEVATPEEARTILKLKGGNEVAF; translated from the coding sequence ATGACTGCAACGCCCAAGGTGATCATCACCTGTGCCGTGACGGGATCCATCCACACGCCGACGATGAGTCCCTATCTGCCGATCACGCCCAACGAGATCGTGGAAGCCGCCGTCGGAGCGGCCGAGGCTGGCGCCGCCGTGATACACCTGCATGCGCGTGACCCGGAAACCGGCAAGCCCACGCCCGACCCGCGACTGTTCATGGACTTTCTGCCGCGCATCAAGCAGCAGACAGACGCCGTTATGAACATTTCGACTGGCGGGGGCCTCAAGATGTCGCTTGAGGAGAGGCTGGAGGCCGCCCATGCCGCAAGGCCGGAGTTGTGCTCTCTCAACATGGGATCGATGAACTTCGCGCTCCACCATATCGTGCCGAAATACGATACGTGGAAGCACGAATGGGAGAAGCCCTATCTGGAAGGAACGAAGGGCGGCATCGTCTCAAACACGTTCGAGCAGATCGAGAGGGTCATCGTCGAGGTGGGGCAGGCCTACGGCACGAAGTTCGAGTTTGAGTGCTACGACGTCAGCCATCTCTACACCCTGGCCCACTTCCTCGACCGCAAGCTGTTGACGCCTCCTCTTTTCGTGCAGACGATCTTCGGCCTGCTCGGCGGGATAGGAGCGAGTCCGGAAGACATGATGCACATGCGCCGGACCGCCGACAGGCTCTTCGGCCGGGATTATCTCTGGTCGATCTTGGCGGCAGGCAAGCACCAGATGGGGCTGTGCACGATGGGAGCTGTAATGGGAGGCAACGTCCGCGTGGGCCTGGAAGACAGCCTCTACCTCGCCAAGCATAAGCTCGCCAAGAGCAATGCCGAGCAGGTGGCGAAGATCAGGCGCATATTGGACGAGCTTTCTTTGGAAGTGGCGACCCCGGAGGAGGCGAGAACCATCCTCAAACTCAAGGGTGGGAACGAGGTGGCGTTTTGA
- a CDS encoding ABC transporter ATP-binding protein yields the protein MTEGSTATRAHVEFRDIAKSYGNAVQAVRDLNLDIRRGEFLTLLGPSGSGKTTALMMLAGFEEPSQGEILINGRRIDNVSPNRRGIGMVFQNYALFPHMTVAENLAFPLQVRRIGRAEVEERVKSLLEMVRLPSLGARRPDQLSGGQQQRIAVARALIFQPSLVLMDEPLGALDKQLREQMQYEIKEIHARLGVTFVYVTHDQTEALTMSDRIAVFNAGSVQQLSNPAELYERPQTSFVANFIGENNQFHGTIVRKQGDTAIVRLNDGADVVAMPVGEHPSSASAATIVSVRPERVSLLARAGERDNGFVATVRQVIYVGDHVRIICDVPGMGPIVLKTPNEAGRRDVCPGTEVNIGWWARDCLALAP from the coding sequence ATGACTGAGGGTTCGACCGCCACCCGGGCGCATGTGGAATTCCGCGATATCGCAAAGAGCTACGGCAACGCCGTGCAGGCTGTGCGTGACCTCAACCTGGATATAAGGCGGGGCGAGTTTCTGACCCTGCTCGGTCCTTCCGGTTCGGGCAAGACAACCGCCCTCATGATGCTCGCCGGGTTCGAGGAGCCGTCGCAGGGCGAGATCCTGATCAACGGCCGGCGTATAGACAATGTTTCGCCGAACCGGCGCGGCATCGGGATGGTGTTCCAGAACTATGCGCTTTTCCCGCATATGACCGTTGCGGAAAACCTGGCGTTTCCCTTGCAGGTCCGCCGCATCGGCAGGGCTGAGGTTGAGGAAAGGGTCAAGTCTCTTCTCGAGATGGTCCGCTTGCCAAGTCTGGGCGCGCGCAGGCCGGATCAGCTTTCAGGCGGACAGCAGCAGCGGATCGCTGTGGCGCGCGCACTCATCTTCCAGCCGTCGCTGGTGCTGATGGACGAGCCGCTCGGCGCCCTCGACAAGCAGCTTCGCGAGCAGATGCAATATGAGATCAAGGAGATCCATGCCCGGCTCGGTGTGACATTCGTCTATGTCACCCACGACCAGACAGAGGCGCTGACCATGTCGGACCGCATCGCGGTCTTCAATGCGGGCTCGGTCCAGCAACTGTCGAACCCGGCTGAACTCTACGAGCGTCCGCAGACCAGCTTCGTGGCGAACTTCATCGGCGAGAACAACCAGTTCCACGGAACGATAGTGCGCAAGCAAGGCGACACCGCCATCGTCAGGCTGAACGATGGCGCAGACGTTGTCGCGATGCCGGTCGGCGAACATCCCTCGTCCGCCAGTGCCGCCACCATCGTGTCGGTCAGGCCGGAGCGGGTGAGCCTTCTGGCCCGAGCCGGCGAACGCGACAATGGGTTCGTCGCGACGGTGCGTCAGGTCATCTATGTCGGCGACCATGTCAGAATAATCTGCGATGTGCCCGGCATGGGCCCGATCGTGCTCAAGACACCGAATGAAGCTGGCCGGCGCGATGTGTGTCCCGGTACGGAGGTGAACATAGGATGGTGGGCGCGCGACTGTCTTGCGCTTGCGCCATGA
- a CDS encoding GntR family transcriptional regulator, with protein MRAKRDAAPGQMSGGDIPETAHRRVYADLKQRLMSGDFVPGQRLVVRHLAEQFETSAMPVREALRQLVSDEALYDHPNRGVIVPEATVDTIGDLTRVRCKIEGAAVEWAAATISTAELEQLEHVNGAMGECVRVRAMVEYLTLNRRFHFTIYRAARSVQINQIIERMWLRAGPWLNLVRDGTMAGTGLHHHEEMIAALRSGDGNAARQALVADITDAADVILRAAATPLRVLPKARRRPDARSKRTLSL; from the coding sequence ATGCGCGCCAAGAGGGACGCGGCGCCCGGCCAGATGTCAGGTGGCGACATTCCGGAGACCGCTCACAGGCGCGTCTATGCCGATCTGAAGCAGCGGCTGATGAGCGGCGACTTCGTGCCGGGGCAGAGGCTTGTCGTGCGTCATCTGGCGGAGCAGTTCGAGACAAGCGCAATGCCGGTCCGCGAGGCGCTGCGACAACTCGTCAGCGATGAAGCGCTCTATGACCATCCGAACCGCGGGGTGATCGTTCCCGAGGCGACGGTGGATACGATCGGGGATCTGACACGCGTGCGCTGCAAGATCGAGGGCGCCGCTGTCGAATGGGCGGCCGCTACCATCAGCACGGCTGAGCTGGAGCAGTTGGAGCATGTCAACGGGGCAATGGGCGAATGCGTCCGGGTTCGGGCCATGGTGGAATATCTGACGCTCAACCGCCGTTTCCATTTCACCATCTACCGCGCTGCGCGTTCCGTCCAAATCAACCAGATCATCGAGCGCATGTGGCTTCGTGCCGGCCCCTGGCTCAATCTCGTGCGTGACGGAACGATGGCCGGCACCGGCCTGCACCATCATGAAGAGATGATTGCCGCCCTGCGGAGCGGCGACGGCAATGCTGCGCGCCAGGCGCTGGTCGCCGACATCACCGACGCGGCGGATGTCATCCTGCGCGCGGCTGCGACGCCTCTGCGCGTTCTGCCAAAGGCGCGGCGGCGCCCTGATGCCAGGAGCAAGAGGACCTTGTCGCTATGA
- a CDS encoding ABC transporter substrate-binding protein, producing the protein MAAQGAEPITVVGWGGTWDKAYKEGVWDKYTKQTGVPVVQEEWEGEVAKVRAQVQSGSITYDLVSVEAPAAEIGCAEGLFVPLTPEITGDPSSYLDGSVHECGVASDTWATILTYNTDVFKGDSGPKSWADFWNVDKFPGKRGVLSQAQYTLENALMADGVKPADVYKVLSTPEGVDRAFAMLDKIRPNAVWWSGTTQAIQNLDSGEVVMSDQYNARITNEALKEKKPYAIVWEAGFFYGTDIWAVVKGAPHEKEALDLLKWFSEPQNQAGFSALYAYGTGRKEAAQFIPAEQLANLPTSPEHLKYGMAYDNAFWTEHKEALEERFKAWLGK; encoded by the coding sequence GTGGCCGCGCAGGGTGCGGAGCCGATCACCGTCGTCGGGTGGGGCGGCACGTGGGATAAGGCGTACAAGGAAGGCGTCTGGGACAAATATACGAAGCAGACCGGCGTGCCCGTCGTGCAGGAGGAGTGGGAGGGCGAGGTTGCCAAAGTCCGGGCACAGGTCCAATCAGGATCGATCACCTACGACCTAGTATCGGTGGAAGCGCCGGCAGCCGAGATCGGCTGCGCCGAAGGCCTGTTCGTTCCCCTCACCCCGGAGATCACCGGCGATCCCTCCAGTTATCTCGACGGCAGCGTGCACGAATGCGGTGTGGCGTCAGACACTTGGGCGACGATTCTCACCTACAACACCGACGTCTTCAAGGGCGACAGCGGGCCGAAGAGTTGGGCGGACTTCTGGAATGTCGACAAGTTCCCGGGCAAGCGCGGCGTCTTATCCCAGGCCCAGTACACTCTGGAAAACGCACTGATGGCGGATGGCGTAAAGCCGGCTGACGTCTACAAGGTTCTTTCCACGCCGGAAGGTGTTGATCGCGCTTTCGCCATGCTGGACAAGATCAGGCCGAACGCCGTCTGGTGGTCCGGAACGACCCAGGCCATCCAGAATCTCGACAGCGGCGAAGTCGTGATGTCCGATCAATACAACGCACGCATCACCAACGAGGCGCTCAAGGAGAAGAAGCCTTACGCCATCGTGTGGGAGGCCGGCTTCTTCTACGGCACGGACATCTGGGCGGTGGTCAAGGGTGCACCGCACGAGAAGGAGGCCCTGGATCTTCTCAAATGGTTCTCGGAACCTCAGAATCAGGCGGGCTTTTCGGCGCTCTATGCCTACGGAACAGGTCGCAAGGAAGCGGCGCAGTTCATCCCTGCGGAACAACTCGCAAACTTGCCGACATCGCCGGAGCATCTGAAATACGGCATGGCCTACGACAACGCCTTCTGGACCGAGCATAAGGAGGCGCTGGAGGAGCGCTTCAAGGCTTGGCTTGGAAAGTGA